A stretch of Arthrobacter sp. NEB 688 DNA encodes these proteins:
- a CDS encoding helix-turn-helix domain-containing protein, which translates to MARAVRAGQGFMRQRPSCGESFGNCPFDNQEGCRMNGNLLAEDRLWSVEDASYYLGVPIQTLYSWRGQGVGPPGRRVGRRLRYRPEDVKAWVAGLSTNVAS; encoded by the coding sequence ATGGCGCGAGCAGTACGAGCAGGCCAAGGCTTTATGCGGCAGCGACCCTCCTGTGGAGAGTCGTTCGGCAACTGCCCGTTCGATAACCAGGAGGGCTGCCGGATGAACGGCAACCTGCTCGCCGAGGATCGCCTCTGGAGCGTAGAAGACGCGAGCTACTACCTCGGCGTTCCGATCCAGACTCTTTACTCGTGGCGAGGGCAGGGGGTGGGCCCTCCTGGTCGCCGTGTGGGTCGACGACTGCGTTACCGCCCCGAGGACGTCAAGGCGTGGGTGGCCGGCCTCTCAACGAACGTGGCGTCATGA